One genomic window of Acidovorax radicis includes the following:
- a CDS encoding HupE/UreJ family protein, whose amino-acid sequence MLSTRTKSALFLIASSALSMSASAHTGVETHSHSGFTSGFVHPLFGLDHLAAMVAVGLWSALAARKAGSELLWGPVGFAAMLLAGAVLGLQGVAVPAVEPMIAASLLVTGLLVVSRLRVPGLVAALGVGVFAVFHGVAHGYELAGSNSAWQTLAGMLAATVLLHGAGLATGWALRNRTVWVARAAGVGVAAFGGALLLQQVA is encoded by the coding sequence ATGCTTTCCACCCGCACCAAATCCGCTCTTTTTTTGATAGCTTCTAGCGCTTTATCCATGAGCGCTAGCGCCCATACAGGCGTAGAAACGCACAGCCACAGCGGTTTCACCAGCGGCTTTGTGCACCCGCTGTTTGGTCTGGACCACCTGGCCGCCATGGTGGCCGTGGGCCTGTGGAGCGCACTGGCTGCGCGCAAGGCCGGTAGCGAACTGCTATGGGGCCCCGTGGGCTTTGCAGCCATGCTGCTGGCGGGCGCAGTGCTGGGCTTGCAGGGCGTGGCCGTGCCTGCGGTGGAGCCGATGATTGCTGCGTCGCTGCTCGTCACCGGGCTGCTCGTGGTGTCGCGCCTGCGCGTGCCCGGCCTGGTGGCCGCGCTGGGCGTGGGCGTGTTTGCCGTGTTCCACGGCGTGGCCCACGGCTATGAGCTAGCAGGCAGCAACAGCGCCTGGCAAACCCTGGCGGGCATGCTGGCTGCCACCGTGCTGCTGCATGGTGCGGGTCTGGCAACGGGCTGGGCGCTGCGCAACCGCACGGTATGGGTAGCGCGCGCGGCAGGTGTTGGCGTGGCCGCGTTCGGAGGTGCATTGCTGTTGCAGCAGGTGGCGTGA
- a CDS encoding ATP-binding protein: MPPSTASLAPPDVASAPALGPDADAQAPQQVVKVRRDYNSWVATETMEDYALRYTPQRFRKWSEWRVANTAFGAASFLILEAVGATLLVQYGFINAFWAIVATGLIIFLAGLPISVYAARYGVDMDLLTRGAGFGYIGSTLTSLIYASFTFIFFALEAAVMAYALELALDIPPTWGYLICAMVVIPLVTHGVSAISRLQVWTQPLWLVMLVVPFAYVLVRDPGAFSGVAHYGGEFMRGASFQLPLFGAALTVGIALITQMGEQADYLRFMPASTPATRGRWWLGVLVGGPGWVVLGVLKMLGGALLAYLALTHMVPADRAVDPNQMYLAAYEYVFPNYGWAVAATALFVVISQLKINVTNAYAGSLAWSNFFSRLTHSHPGRVVWVVFNTLIAFMLMEMNVFRAMGEVLGLYSNIAIAWIMSVVADLVINKPLGLSPKGIEFKRAHLYDINPVGVGSMALASILSISAHLGLFGPLPQAFSAVIAMAVAFVSAPLIAWATGGRYYIARQPEPATLTDVVAVPMHGPGKLGQDMGSTMRTTVQRCVICEREYEAPDMAQCPAYRGAICSLCCTLDARCGDLCKPHASMAVQWSAALRWVLPRAIWRYLDTGLGHFLLLMLVIAPLLASVMGLLYHQELNTIAQAATDTEVMAAPEVALRSGLLKVYLALLVISGIVAWWLVLAHKSRQVAQEESNRQTGLLVREIELHRQTDEALQTARSVAEQARQVAEEAKRAAEQANQAKSRYISAISHEIRTPLNSILGYAQLMGEDAGVPPHRKQAVHVIRRGGEHLLSLIEGTLDIARIESGKLTLDVTPMRFADGLHEMASLFELQAAAKGLAFQFDVLGVIPEVVRADEKRLRQILINLLGNAVKFTAHGTVTLRVRYAREMARIEVQDTGPGLTSDEIERIFEPFARGGSGGGSTAAAPGAGLGLTIAKMLTALMGGELTVSSTPGVGSVFHVKLFLPEVHGDVLGKAAAPVAVQAQRARRGYEGERRRILVVDNEEPDRELLLQLLEPLGFELRQAASGHDALDLLATGYRPHAIFMDLAMPGIDGWETLRRVRQMHLAGIRPAPGRPKPDGAPSGGSDDTECGAWGSIHCAIVSANAFDKALDNDVGIRPEDFIVKPVRHSELLDWLERRLGLQWQYGEADVTPALPAAADAPLTYPDTTALAALAQAVALGYYRGILNTLDDIERSQPAHSAFVHTMRQLAKQFQFDAMGQILEQAPP, from the coding sequence ATGCCCCCTTCCACCGCCTCTCTTGCCCCGCCCGACGTGGCCTCGGCGCCCGCATTGGGGCCGGATGCCGACGCGCAGGCGCCCCAGCAGGTCGTCAAGGTCCGCCGCGACTACAACAGCTGGGTGGCCACCGAGACCATGGAGGACTACGCGCTGCGCTACACCCCCCAGCGCTTTCGCAAGTGGTCTGAATGGCGGGTGGCCAACACGGCGTTTGGCGCGGCGTCGTTCCTGATTCTCGAAGCCGTGGGCGCAACGCTGCTGGTGCAGTACGGCTTCATCAACGCGTTCTGGGCCATCGTGGCCACGGGGCTCATCATCTTCCTGGCGGGGCTGCCGATCAGCGTGTACGCGGCCCGCTATGGCGTGGACATGGACCTGCTCACGCGCGGCGCGGGCTTTGGCTACATCGGCTCCACGCTCACCTCGCTCATCTACGCCAGCTTCACCTTCATCTTCTTCGCGCTCGAAGCCGCCGTGATGGCCTATGCGCTGGAGCTGGCGCTCGACATTCCGCCCACCTGGGGCTACCTCATCTGCGCCATGGTGGTGATTCCGCTGGTCACGCATGGCGTGTCGGCCATCAGCCGGCTGCAGGTGTGGACGCAGCCGCTGTGGCTGGTGATGCTGGTGGTGCCGTTTGCCTATGTGTTGGTGCGCGATCCTGGTGCGTTTTCTGGGGTTGCGCACTACGGTGGTGAATTCATGCGGGGCGCCTCGTTTCAATTGCCCTTGTTTGGTGCGGCGCTCACGGTGGGTATTGCACTCATTACCCAGATGGGGGAGCAGGCCGACTACCTGCGCTTCATGCCCGCCAGCACACCCGCCACGCGTGGGCGCTGGTGGCTGGGTGTGCTGGTGGGTGGGCCGGGCTGGGTGGTGCTGGGCGTGCTCAAGATGCTGGGCGGCGCGCTGCTCGCCTACCTGGCGCTCACCCACATGGTGCCCGCCGACCGGGCGGTGGACCCGAACCAGATGTACCTGGCCGCGTATGAATATGTGTTCCCCAACTATGGCTGGGCGGTGGCGGCCACGGCATTGTTTGTGGTGATCTCGCAGCTCAAGATCAATGTGACCAACGCCTACGCGGGCTCGCTGGCCTGGTCCAACTTTTTCTCGCGCCTTACGCACAGCCACCCGGGGCGCGTGGTGTGGGTGGTGTTCAACACGCTGATTGCCTTCATGCTGATGGAGATGAACGTGTTCCGCGCCATGGGCGAGGTGCTGGGGCTGTACTCCAACATCGCCATCGCCTGGATCATGTCGGTGGTGGCCGATCTCGTCATCAACAAGCCGCTGGGTCTGTCGCCCAAGGGCATCGAGTTCAAGCGCGCGCATTTGTACGACATCAATCCGGTGGGCGTGGGCTCCATGGCGCTCGCGTCCATCCTGTCCATCAGCGCGCACCTGGGCCTGTTCGGACCGCTGCCGCAGGCGTTCTCGGCGGTGATTGCGATGGCGGTGGCGTTTGTGTCGGCGCCGCTCATTGCCTGGGCCACCGGGGGGCGCTACTACATTGCGCGCCAGCCTGAGCCCGCCACATTGACCGATGTGGTGGCAGTGCCCATGCACGGCCCGGGCAAATTGGGGCAGGACATGGGCAGCACCATGCGCACCACCGTGCAGCGCTGCGTGATCTGCGAGCGCGAATACGAAGCGCCCGACATGGCCCAATGCCCCGCCTACCGGGGTGCCATCTGCTCGCTGTGCTGCACGCTCGATGCGCGCTGTGGCGACCTGTGCAAGCCCCACGCGAGCATGGCGGTGCAGTGGTCTGCCGCGCTGCGCTGGGTGTTGCCACGCGCCATCTGGCGCTACCTGGACACGGGCCTTGGCCATTTCCTGCTGTTGATGCTGGTGATTGCGCCACTGCTGGCGTCCGTCATGGGCCTGCTGTACCACCAGGAACTCAACACCATCGCACAGGCCGCCACCGACACCGAGGTGATGGCTGCACCCGAAGTGGCTCTGCGCTCCGGCCTGCTCAAGGTCTATCTCGCGCTGCTGGTCATCTCGGGCATCGTGGCGTGGTGGCTGGTACTGGCGCACAAAAGCCGCCAGGTGGCGCAAGAGGAATCCAATCGCCAGACCGGCCTTTTGGTGCGCGAGATCGAATTGCACCGCCAGACCGACGAGGCCCTGCAGACTGCGCGCAGCGTGGCCGAGCAGGCGCGCCAGGTGGCCGAAGAAGCCAAGCGCGCCGCCGAGCAGGCCAACCAGGCCAAGAGCCGCTACATCAGCGCCATCAGCCACGAGATCCGCACGCCGCTCAATTCCATCCTGGGCTACGCGCAGCTGATGGGCGAGGATGCAGGCGTGCCGCCCCACCGCAAGCAGGCGGTGCACGTGATCCGGCGTGGTGGCGAGCACTTGCTGTCGCTCATCGAAGGCACGCTCGATATTGCGCGCATCGAATCCGGCAAGCTCACGCTCGATGTCACGCCCATGCGCTTTGCCGACGGCCTGCACGAGATGGCCAGCCTGTTCGAGCTGCAGGCCGCCGCCAAGGGCCTGGCGTTCCAGTTCGACGTGCTGGGCGTGATCCCGGAAGTGGTGCGCGCTGACGAAAAGCGCCTGCGCCAGATCCTCATCAACCTGCTGGGCAACGCCGTCAAGTTCACCGCGCACGGCACCGTCACGCTGCGCGTGCGCTATGCCCGCGAGATGGCGCGCATCGAGGTGCAAGACACGGGGCCAGGCCTCACGTCCGACGAGATCGAGCGCATCTTCGAGCCCTTTGCGCGCGGTGGCTCGGGCGGTGGCAGCACCGCAGCCGCTCCGGGTGCGGGCCTGGGCCTGACCATTGCCAAGATGCTCACCGCGCTCATGGGTGGCGAGCTGACGGTGAGCAGCACCCCGGGCGTAGGCTCGGTGTTCCACGTCAAGCTGTTCCTGCCCGAGGTGCATGGGGATGTGCTGGGCAAGGCGGCGGCGCCCGTGGCGGTGCAAGCCCAGCGCGCCCGCAGGGGGTATGAAGGCGAGCGCCGCCGCATCCTGGTGGTGGACAACGAGGAGCCCGACCGCGAACTGCTGCTGCAACTGCTGGAACCCCTGGGCTTTGAGCTGCGCCAGGCCGCCAGCGGCCACGATGCGCTGGACCTGCTGGCCACGGGCTACCGGCCGCACGCCATCTTCATGGACCTGGCCATGCCGGGCATTGATGGATGGGAGACGCTGCGGCGCGTGCGGCAGATGCACCTTGCTGGCATCCGTCCGGCGCCGGGCCGCCCCAAGCCGGACGGGGCCCCCTCGGGGGGCAGCGACGACACGGAGTGCGGAGCGTGGGGGTCAATCCATTGCGCCATCGTCTCCGCCAATGCGTTTGACAAGGCGCTCGACAACGACGTGGGCATCCGCCCCGAGGACTTCATTGTCAAGCCCGTGCGCCACAGCGAGCTGCTCGACTGGCTGGAGCGCCGTTTGGGCCTGCAGTGGCAATACGGCGAAGCCGATGTGACTCCCGCCTTGCCTGCGGCAGCGGATGCGCCCCTCACGTACCCCGACACCACCGCCCTGGCCGCCTTGGCGCAGGCCGTGGCACTGGGCTACTACCGTGGCATCCTCAACACCCTGGACGACATCGAACGCAGCCAGCCCGCGCACAGCGCCTTTGTGCACACCATGCGGCAACTGGCCAAGCAGTTCCAGTTCGATGCCATGGGCCAGATCCTGGAGCAGGCGCCACCGTGA
- the ureE gene encoding urease accessory protein UreE, protein MIQVSKLLPQGQGLAPVLLKRATTIELDWDVRQKSRFAATDSAGRELGIFLPRGTLVRGGDVLVAEDGSMVRVIAAPQPVLVITHCANHGTPFDLTRAAYHLGNRHVPIELQPDHLKIEPDHVLADMLRAMHLIVKAQDLPFEPEGGAYAAGHSGGHDHGHSHDHGHAHGAGHDHAHEHPHDAAPARARTVSIPVVAQGHVHGPHCNHGHDHDHGEHGHNSH, encoded by the coding sequence ATGATCCAGGTCTCCAAACTTCTCCCCCAAGGCCAAGGCCTCGCCCCCGTGCTGCTCAAACGCGCCACCACCATCGAACTGGACTGGGACGTGCGCCAAAAAAGCCGCTTTGCGGCCACCGACTCCGCCGGGCGCGAACTGGGCATCTTCTTGCCGCGTGGCACGCTGGTGCGTGGCGGCGACGTGCTGGTGGCCGAAGACGGCTCCATGGTCCGCGTGATCGCTGCCCCGCAGCCGGTGCTGGTCATCACCCACTGCGCCAACCACGGCACCCCGTTCGACCTGACCCGCGCTGCCTACCACCTGGGCAACCGCCATGTGCCGATTGAGCTGCAGCCCGACCACCTCAAGATCGAGCCCGATCACGTGCTGGCCGACATGCTGCGCGCCATGCACCTCATCGTCAAAGCGCAAGACCTGCCGTTTGAGCCCGAAGGCGGCGCCTATGCAGCAGGACACAGCGGCGGCCATGACCACGGGCACAGCCATGACCACGGGCATGCGCACGGTGCCGGTCACGACCATGCGCACGAGCACCCCCATGACGCCGCCCCGGCCCGCGCCCGCACTGTGTCCATCCCGGTCGTGGCCCAGGGCCATGTGCACGGGCCCCACTGCAACCACGGGCACGACCATGACCACGGAGAACACGGGCACAACAGCCACTGA
- a CDS encoding GNAT family N-acetyltransferase, translating to MNTLRHDLRIRLDDLSDPRIEAFMQEHLKDMRATSPPESVHALDMAQLRQPDIRFWTAWRGDGELVGTGALKHLDADHAELKSMRTAASVRGQGVGRAVLEHILGQAVDLGYQRISLETGTQPFFEPAHQLYLRYGFADCAPFGSYRLDPHSRYMSRAL from the coding sequence ATGAACACCTTGCGGCACGACCTGCGGATCCGCCTGGACGACCTGAGCGATCCGCGCATCGAAGCCTTCATGCAGGAGCATTTGAAGGACATGCGTGCCACCTCGCCGCCGGAGAGCGTGCACGCGCTCGACATGGCGCAGTTGCGCCAGCCTGATATCCGCTTCTGGACAGCCTGGCGGGGCGACGGCGAGCTGGTGGGCACCGGCGCGCTCAAGCACCTGGATGCAGACCATGCCGAACTCAAATCCATGCGCACAGCAGCCAGCGTGCGCGGCCAGGGCGTAGGCCGCGCCGTGCTGGAACACATCCTGGGCCAGGCGGTGGACCTGGGCTACCAGCGCATCAGCCTGGAGACGGGCACCCAGCCCTTCTTTGAACCCGCGCACCAGCTGTACCTGCGCTATGGCTTTGCCGACTGCGCCCCGTTCGGCAGCTACCGGCTCGACCCCCACAGCCGCTACATGAGCCGCGCGCTGTAG
- a CDS encoding urease subunit beta, protein MIPGELITEPGEHPLNTGRRTVTLVVRNTADRPIQVGSHYHFAETNNALGFDRAAARGMRLNIASGTAVRFEPGQERTVELVDYAGERKVYGFQGLTQGAL, encoded by the coding sequence ATGATCCCAGGCGAACTCATTACCGAACCCGGCGAGCACCCGCTCAACACCGGCCGCCGCACCGTCACGCTGGTGGTGCGCAACACCGCCGACCGGCCTATCCAGGTCGGCTCGCACTACCACTTTGCCGAAACCAACAACGCCCTGGGCTTTGACCGCGCGGCTGCGCGCGGCATGCGGCTGAACATTGCGTCGGGCACCGCCGTGCGCTTTGAGCCCGGCCAGGAGCGCACCGTGGAGCTGGTGGACTACGCGGGCGAGCGCAAGGTGTACGGCTTTCAGGGCCTGACGCAGGGTGCGCTGTAG
- a CDS encoding urease accessory protein UreF, which produces MRLDRATPLPAASLLQLIWLASPALPVGGFSYSEGLESAIENAGVASEAAVGDWLLDQLHITQARGDMALIAKAVGAWRRADWAHVRELNDWVQHTRETSELRLQTEQMGRSMADWLRNQYQGDEALMPAVRNLAALPPTYPVAFALAASTTQAPVRDVLLAYAFGWAENMVQAALKSMQLGQSAGQRILARLADAIPPAADHAIGLMDSERQAFSPMLAILSAQHEVQYSRLFRS; this is translated from the coding sequence ATGCGTCTCGACCGCGCCACGCCCCTGCCCGCCGCCAGCCTGCTGCAACTCATCTGGCTTGCCTCACCCGCACTGCCGGTGGGCGGCTTCTCGTATTCCGAAGGCCTGGAAAGCGCCATTGAAAACGCAGGCGTCGCCAGCGAGGCCGCCGTGGGCGACTGGCTGCTGGACCAGCTTCACATCACCCAGGCCCGTGGCGACATGGCCCTCATCGCCAAGGCTGTAGGCGCCTGGCGCCGCGCCGACTGGGCGCACGTGCGCGAGCTCAACGACTGGGTGCAACACACCCGCGAGACCAGCGAACTGCGCTTGCAAACCGAGCAGATGGGCCGGTCGATGGCCGACTGGCTGCGCAACCAGTACCAGGGCGACGAGGCCCTGATGCCTGCCGTGCGCAACTTGGCGGCTTTGCCACCCACCTACCCCGTGGCATTTGCGCTGGCCGCCTCCACCACCCAGGCGCCCGTGCGCGATGTGCTGCTGGCCTATGCCTTTGGCTGGGCGGAGAACATGGTGCAGGCCGCCCTCAAATCCATGCAGTTGGGCCAAAGCGCGGGCCAGCGCATCCTGGCGCGGCTGGCCGACGCTATTCCCCCTGCCGCAGACCACGCCATCGGCCTGATGGACAGCGAGCGCCAGGCTTTTTCTCCCATGCTCGCCATCCTGAGCGCCCAGCACGAAGTGCAATATTCAAGACTTTTCCGCTCCTAG
- the ureC gene encoding urease subunit alpha: protein MATIGRRAYAEMFGPTVGDRVRLADTELLLEVEADYTLRAGSYGEEVKFGGGKTIRDGMAQSQRTNAQGAVDTVLTNALVIDHTGIFKADIGLRAGRIASIGKAGTPDTQPGVDIIIGPGTEVISCEGNIVTAGGIDSHIHFICPQQIEEALASGVTTMLGGGTGPATGTLATTCTPGPFNMERMLQAADAFPMNLGFLGKGNASLPDALHEQINAGAIGLKLHEDWGTTPSAISNCLDVADETDTQVAIHSDTLNESGFVENTIAAVGGRGICAFHTEGAGGGHAPDILRVVGEDNFLPSSTNPTMPYTHNTLDEHVDMLMVCHHLDASIAEDLAFAESRIRKETIAAEDILHDLGAISMMSSDSQAMGRVGEVILRTWQTAHKMKVQRGWLAPTAGRDELAEILQRNDNFRIKRYVAKYTINPAIAHGIAHEVGSLEVGKWADIVIWKPAFFGVKPALILKGGLIAMAAMGDPNASIPTPQPVHYRPMFGAFGGAIAKTSLTFVSQAGLNAGIGERFGLRKTLSAVRNIRGVRKQHMVHNSYTPKMEIDAQTYTVRADGQLLTCEPATVLPMAQRYFLF, encoded by the coding sequence ATGGCAACCATTGGACGACGCGCCTACGCCGAAATGTTCGGCCCCACCGTGGGCGACCGCGTGCGCCTGGCCGACACCGAACTCCTCCTCGAAGTCGAGGCCGACTACACACTGCGCGCGGGCAGCTACGGCGAAGAGGTGAAGTTTGGCGGTGGCAAGACCATCCGCGACGGCATGGCGCAAAGCCAGCGCACCAACGCACAGGGCGCGGTGGACACGGTGCTGACCAATGCCCTGGTGATTGACCACACCGGCATCTTCAAGGCCGACATCGGCCTGCGCGCTGGCCGCATCGCCTCCATCGGCAAGGCAGGCACCCCCGACACGCAGCCCGGCGTGGACATCATCATCGGCCCCGGCACCGAGGTCATCAGCTGCGAGGGCAACATCGTCACCGCAGGCGGCATCGACAGCCACATCCACTTCATCTGCCCGCAGCAGATCGAAGAGGCACTGGCCAGCGGCGTGACCACCATGCTGGGCGGCGGCACCGGCCCCGCCACGGGCACACTGGCCACCACCTGCACGCCAGGCCCGTTCAACATGGAGCGCATGCTGCAAGCGGCCGACGCCTTCCCGATGAACCTGGGCTTTCTCGGCAAAGGCAACGCCAGCCTGCCCGATGCGCTGCACGAGCAGATCAACGCAGGCGCCATTGGCCTCAAGCTGCACGAAGACTGGGGCACCACGCCCTCGGCCATCAGCAACTGCCTGGATGTGGCGGACGAGACCGACACGCAAGTCGCCATCCACAGCGACACGCTCAACGAATCGGGCTTTGTGGAGAACACCATTGCCGCGGTGGGCGGGCGCGGCATCTGCGCCTTCCACACCGAAGGCGCGGGCGGTGGGCACGCGCCCGACATCCTGCGCGTGGTGGGCGAAGACAACTTTTTGCCATCGTCCACCAACCCCACCATGCCCTACACGCACAACACGCTGGACGAGCATGTGGACATGCTCATGGTGTGCCACCACCTCGACGCCAGCATCGCCGAAGACCTGGCCTTTGCCGAAAGCCGCATACGCAAAGAGACCATTGCCGCCGAAGACATCCTGCACGACCTGGGCGCCATCAGCATGATGAGCAGCGACAGCCAGGCCATGGGCCGCGTGGGCGAAGTCATCCTGCGCACCTGGCAGACAGCGCACAAGATGAAGGTGCAGCGCGGCTGGCTGGCCCCCACCGCCGGGCGCGATGAGCTGGCCGAAATCCTGCAGCGCAACGACAACTTCCGCATCAAGCGCTACGTGGCCAAGTACACCATCAACCCCGCCATTGCGCACGGCATTGCCCACGAGGTGGGCTCGCTGGAGGTGGGCAAGTGGGCCGACATCGTGATCTGGAAACCCGCGTTCTTTGGCGTGAAGCCCGCGCTCATCCTCAAGGGCGGCCTTATCGCCATGGCCGCGATGGGCGACCCGAATGCCTCCATCCCCACGCCCCAGCCCGTGCACTACCGGCCCATGTTTGGCGCATTTGGCGGTGCCATCGCCAAAACGTCGCTCACCTTTGTCTCGCAAGCGGGCCTGAACGCTGGCATTGGCGAGCGCTTTGGCCTGCGCAAAACCTTGAGCGCGGTGCGCAACATCCGTGGCGTGCGCAAGCAGCACATGGTGCACAACAGCTACACGCCCAAGATGGAGATCGACGCGCAGACCTACACCGTGCGCGCCGACGGCCAGCTGCTCACCTGCGAGCCCGCCACGGTGCTGCCCATGGCGCAGCGCTACTTTTTGTTCTGA
- a CDS encoding response regulator, with protein MTTAIPPSFPAPAAPGAALDRSDSDVVLIVDDVPDNLAVLHDALDESGYTVLVAMHGEAALQRAAQALPDIVLLDAMMPGMDGFEVARRLKASPLTAHIPIIFMTGLTETEHLVAALEAGGVDYVTKPIKPREVMARMGVHLGAARKARQDARQAREARNALDAFGYASITVRAVDGRIVWQTPLARELLQSYFGEVGPDGTPAALGQWAPEPVQAWLRRHVLADNAAELLAASLAEPPRLAVEQGARRLTFRLHQQAGDSAGGGDWLIVMREVSDAKIIESMSLSFRLTAREAEVLYWVVKGKINRDIGDILGASPATVKKHLERVFAKLGVETRTAAAAMAMNRIRQLHPQFEG; from the coding sequence ATGACCACCGCAATTCCCCCTTCCTTTCCGGCGCCAGCAGCGCCCGGTGCCGCGCTGGACCGCAGCGACAGCGACGTGGTGCTGATCGTGGACGACGTGCCCGACAACCTGGCCGTGCTGCACGACGCGCTCGATGAATCGGGCTACACCGTGCTCGTGGCCATGCACGGCGAGGCCGCGCTGCAGCGTGCCGCCCAGGCCCTGCCCGATATCGTGCTGCTCGACGCCATGATGCCCGGCATGGACGGCTTCGAGGTCGCGCGGCGCCTGAAGGCATCGCCCCTGACGGCGCACATTCCCATCATCTTCATGACCGGCCTGACCGAGACCGAGCACCTCGTGGCCGCGCTGGAGGCGGGTGGCGTGGACTACGTCACCAAGCCCATCAAGCCGCGCGAGGTGATGGCCCGCATGGGCGTGCACCTGGGCGCGGCGCGCAAGGCCCGGCAGGACGCGCGCCAGGCCCGCGAGGCGCGCAACGCGCTTGATGCCTTCGGCTACGCCAGCATCACCGTGCGCGCGGTGGACGGCCGCATCGTGTGGCAGACCCCGCTGGCGCGCGAGCTGCTGCAAAGCTACTTCGGCGAGGTGGGCCCGGACGGCACGCCCGCCGCCCTTGGCCAATGGGCGCCCGAGCCCGTGCAGGCCTGGCTGCGCCGCCATGTGCTGGCCGACAACGCGGCAGAGCTGCTGGCCGCATCGCTGGCCGAGCCACCGCGCCTGGCGGTGGAGCAGGGCGCGCGCCGGCTTACCTTCCGCCTGCACCAGCAGGCGGGCGACAGCGCGGGCGGCGGCGACTGGCTCATCGTGATGCGCGAGGTGTCGGACGCGAAGATCATCGAGTCCATGAGCCTGTCGTTCAGGCTCACCGCGCGCGAGGCCGAGGTGCTGTACTGGGTGGTCAAGGGCAAGATCAACCGCGACATCGGCGACATCCTGGGCGCCAGCCCCGCCACCGTCAAAAAGCACCTGGAGCGCGTGTTTGCCAAGCTGGGCGTGGAAACACGCACGGCAGCGGCGGCCATGGCCATGAACCGCATCCGGCAATTGCATCCGCAATTTGAAGGGTAG
- a CDS encoding DMT family transporter: MRAGDLREWPVAPGLLRSRPCLHPPPAATRGAFWRSLYQRPALLLIVTTLIWGSNAVAARMAVGHVSPMMLTTARWSIACMALWFVARQQVAQHLPALRGRWTYLALMGTSGFTAFNALFYAAAHHTTAVNLR; encoded by the coding sequence GTGCGCGCTGGCGACCTGCGTGAGTGGCCGGTTGCACCGGGTTTGCTACGCTCGCGGCCATGTCTGCATCCCCCCCCTGCCGCCACGCGCGGCGCTTTCTGGCGCAGCCTGTACCAGCGCCCCGCACTTCTCCTCATCGTCACCACCCTCATCTGGGGCAGCAATGCCGTCGCGGCGCGCATGGCCGTAGGTCACGTTTCTCCCATGATGCTGACCACGGCACGCTGGAGCATTGCCTGCATGGCGCTGTGGTTCGTTGCGCGCCAGCAGGTGGCGCAACACCTGCCCGCGCTGCGGGGGCGCTGGACGTATCTGGCCCTGATGGGCACCAGCGGCTTTACCGCCTTCAACGCGCTGTTCTACGCGGCGGCACACCACACCACGGCCGTCAACCTCCGCTGA
- a CDS encoding urease subunit gamma, translating into MELTPREKDKLLIFTAALLAERRKARGLKLNYPEAMALISAAVMEGARDGKTVAQLMSEGRTVLTRADVMDGIAEMIPDIQVEATFPDGTKLVTVHQPIV; encoded by the coding sequence ATGGAACTGACCCCTCGTGAGAAAGACAAGCTGCTGATCTTCACCGCCGCCCTGCTGGCCGAGCGCCGCAAGGCCCGAGGCCTCAAGCTCAACTACCCCGAGGCCATGGCCCTGATCAGCGCGGCCGTGATGGAGGGCGCACGCGACGGCAAGACCGTGGCGCAGCTCATGAGCGAAGGCCGCACGGTGCTGACCCGTGCGGACGTGATGGACGGCATCGCCGAGATGATCCCGGACATCCAGGTGGAGGCCACCTTCCCCGACGGCACCAAGCTCGTCACCGTCCATCAGCCGATCGTCTGA
- a CDS encoding DMT family transporter yields the protein MLVLLGGVLFLRLRVTALQMLGVVITLAGVAIVASRGTWAVMAALDFNLGDVWILLASLLYAGYTLGLRARPSVPPLVFFSAVAGVAALASLPLLAAEVAAGRFFWPTPLGWLILVYVGLLPSFVSQIFFIRAVELIGPARASVFLNLNPVFGPALAVGMLGEPVGAYHAVALAMVLGGIWIAERLGARR from the coding sequence GTGCTGGTGCTGCTGGGCGGCGTGTTGTTCCTGCGCCTGCGGGTCACTGCGCTGCAGATGCTGGGCGTGGTCATCACGCTGGCGGGCGTGGCCATCGTGGCCTCGCGGGGCACCTGGGCGGTGATGGCTGCGCTCGACTTCAACCTGGGCGATGTGTGGATTTTGCTGGCCTCGCTGCTCTATGCCGGCTACACGCTGGGGCTGCGGGCGCGGCCGTCCGTGCCCCCGCTGGTGTTCTTCTCTGCCGTGGCGGGCGTGGCGGCGTTGGCGTCTTTGCCGCTGCTGGCGGCCGAAGTGGCGGCGGGGCGGTTTTTTTGGCCCACGCCGCTGGGGTGGCTCATCCTGGTGTATGTGGGCTTGCTGCCGTCCTTCGTCTCGCAGATTTTTTTCATCCGTGCGGTGGAGCTCATTGGCCCGGCGCGCGCCAGTGTGTTCCTCAACCTGAACCCCGTTTTCGGCCCTGCACTGGCCGTGGGCATGCTCGGCGAGCCTGTCGGGGCCTATCACGCCGTGGCGCTGGCGATGGTGCTTGGCGGCATCTGGATCGCGGAGCGACTGGGCGCGCGGCGTTGA